The following are encoded in a window of Chloroflexota bacterium genomic DNA:
- a CDS encoding SDR family oxidoreductase, which translates to MLNAKQYNGRHNQKAGAGMKLQNQVALVTGASRGMGRSIALAFAAEGAHVAVTGRAEAELAEVSAAISQAGGRCIALVADLSEPGAARGVYDQAVSALGPVDILVNNAGIGSSADPRPVLEFDDAFWDRTLYVNLTVPYLLCKWVLPSMIAKRHGRIIQVASIAGKVGTMHGAAYSASKHGLLGLSRTLAMETAAHGITVNAICPGPVHTLMNDKRIAYDAQRTGKTLEAVAAGSTPIGRRLEPDEIAPLAVYLASREASVMTGQAINIDGGVLMS; encoded by the coding sequence ATGCTCAACGCAAAACAGTATAACGGTCGTCACAATCAGAAAGCGGGCGCCGGCATGAAACTGCAAAACCAGGTCGCACTCGTCACCGGCGCCAGCCGCGGCATGGGCCGCTCGATCGCGCTGGCATTCGCCGCCGAGGGCGCGCACGTCGCCGTGACCGGCCGCGCGGAAGCGGAACTGGCCGAAGTCAGCGCGGCGATCAGCCAGGCGGGCGGGCGATGCATCGCTTTGGTAGCCGATCTGTCCGAGCCGGGCGCAGCACGGGGAGTCTACGACCAGGCCGTGTCTGCGCTCGGTCCCGTCGATATCCTTGTCAACAACGCGGGCATCGGCAGCAGCGCCGACCCGCGCCCGGTGCTGGAGTTCGACGACGCGTTCTGGGACCGCACGCTCTACGTCAACCTGACCGTGCCCTACCTGCTCTGCAAGTGGGTGCTGCCATCGATGATCGCCAAACGGCACGGGCGCATCATCCAGGTGGCGTCGATCGCGGGAAAGGTTGGCACCATGCACGGCGCGGCATACTCGGCCAGCAAGCACGGCCTGCTGGGTCTGAGCCGCACGCTGGCCATGGAGACCGCCGCGCACGGCATCACCGTCAATGCGATCTGCCCCGGGCCGGTACACACGCTGATGAACGACAAGCGCATCGCGTACGACGCTCAACGCACCGGCAAGACGCTCGAAGCGGTCGCCGCCGGCAGCACCCCGATCGGCCGGCGGCTCGAACCGGACGAGATCGCGCCGCTGGCCGTGTACCTGGCCAGCCGCGAAGCGTCGGTCATGACGGGACAGGCCATCAATATCGATGGCGGCGTCCTGATGAGTTAG
- a CDS encoding ribonuclease activity regulator RraA has product MITTPDIVRPDRALIEALRTVGTATASGELYKLGIKNPHMRGLTTWHQGRSVVGPALTLQWMPKREDMSANSEYADTELQLHRHAMYHTQPGDVIVVDARGDMASGVFGEMMLTYFKGRGGVGVVIDGCVRDWTHAQELALGIWMRGVTPNHGWQGGIMPFAVNAPVACAGVLVMPGDIVMADDDGAIVVPVKLAPEVAKLAGEKNEWEEFTRMKLAEGGDLRKYYPLNDEAQAEYEAWNAARQPGAH; this is encoded by the coding sequence ATGATCACCACACCCGATATTGTCCGTCCCGACCGAGCGCTGATCGAAGCGCTGCGCACCGTGGGCACGGCCACGGCCAGCGGCGAACTGTACAAGCTGGGCATCAAGAACCCACACATGCGCGGGCTGACCACCTGGCACCAAGGCCGGAGCGTCGTCGGCCCGGCACTGACGCTGCAGTGGATGCCGAAGCGCGAGGACATGAGCGCCAACAGCGAGTACGCCGACACCGAGCTCCAACTGCACCGACACGCCATGTACCACACCCAGCCCGGCGACGTGATCGTGGTGGATGCGCGCGGCGACATGGCCTCGGGCGTCTTCGGCGAGATGATGCTCACTTATTTCAAAGGCCGCGGCGGCGTTGGCGTCGTGATCGACGGTTGCGTGCGCGACTGGACTCACGCACAGGAGCTCGCGCTCGGCATCTGGATGCGCGGCGTGACGCCCAATCACGGCTGGCAGGGCGGCATCATGCCGTTCGCCGTCAATGCGCCGGTGGCGTGCGCGGGCGTGCTGGTCATGCCCGGCGACATCGTCATGGCCGACGACGACGGCGCGATCGTCGTGCCGGTGAAGCTCGCGCCGGAGGTGGCCAAGTTGGCCGGTGAGAAGAACGAATGGGAAGAGTTCACGCGCATGAAGCTGGCCGAGGGTGGCGATCTGCGCAAATACTATCCACTGAACGACGAGGCGCAGGCAGAGTACGAGGCGTGGAACGCCGCACGCCAACCGGGCGCGCACTAA
- a CDS encoding C-terminal binding protein: MSDYSQFKLVRLTARIFFPGEYELGRYRSAGLSIVEVPDEDPAAIARQTGDADIVIVVGTPMPRLVVDALAAGQCRAIARMGTGTDKIDVPRATEHGILVANTPYFCIEEMADHVMAIMLALNRQLAVMQRAMTDGELVAARRMTATIPRMSACTLGLIGFGRSAVHTARRARGFGMRVLATRQNVNAPRADAHALGVEMTDLDTVLRESDYVSLHVPLTPTTKYMIDDAALRKMKPTACLINTSRGMLVDEAALKRALDEGRLGGAGLDTFGSLDIFVDRIAPPVHPLAGRDNVILSPHVAGGSIQAKFDMFDAGVQNLTAMLDGFLPPPENIVNPTVKPRFPFRPRD; the protein is encoded by the coding sequence CCAGGCGAGTATGAACTGGGGCGCTACCGGTCCGCGGGGTTGAGCATCGTCGAGGTGCCGGATGAAGACCCCGCCGCTATCGCGCGGCAGACCGGCGACGCCGACATCGTGATTGTCGTCGGCACACCGATGCCGCGGCTGGTCGTGGATGCGCTCGCGGCAGGCCAATGCCGCGCCATCGCGCGCATGGGCACCGGCACGGACAAGATCGACGTGCCGCGCGCCACCGAGCATGGCATCCTGGTCGCCAATACGCCGTACTTCTGCATTGAAGAGATGGCCGACCACGTCATGGCGATTATGCTGGCGCTGAACCGCCAGTTGGCCGTCATGCAGCGCGCCATGACCGACGGTGAGCTGGTGGCGGCACGGCGCATGACCGCCACGATCCCGCGCATGAGCGCGTGCACCCTGGGGCTGATCGGCTTCGGCCGCAGCGCAGTGCACACCGCCCGCCGCGCGCGCGGCTTTGGCATGCGCGTGCTGGCCACCCGCCAGAACGTCAACGCGCCGCGCGCCGATGCGCACGCGCTCGGCGTGGAGATGACCGACCTCGACACCGTGCTGCGCGAGTCCGACTATGTCTCGCTGCACGTGCCGCTGACCCCAACCACAAAATACATGATCGACGACGCGGCGCTGCGCAAAATGAAGCCGACCGCCTGCCTGATCAACACGTCGCGCGGCATGCTGGTCGACGAGGCCGCGCTCAAGCGGGCGCTTGACGAAGGGCGGCTGGGCGGCGCCGGGCTGGACACGTTCGGCTCGCTCGACATCTTTGTCGATCGCATCGCGCCACCCGTGCATCCACTGGCCGGCCGCGACAATGTCATCCTGTCGCCGCACGTCGCCGGCGGCTCCATTCAGGCCAAGTTCGATATGTTCGATGCGGGCGTGCAGAACCTGACCGCCATGCTGGACGGATTCCTGCCGCCGCCCGAAAACATCGTCAATCCGACCGTCAAGCCGAGATTCCCTTTCAGACCGCGGGACTGA
- a CDS encoding SDR family oxidoreductase, with protein MNMFDLSGRVAAVTGTAQGMGRATATAFAEAGANLLLLDRNAEGNERTANTLSKLGVKAIPFSGDMTDIAHIDKVYETIDKEFGGRIDVLGNIAGEAYAGPAEDMTLEQVQKTFHNLVISRFYCTQQAGRRMLKQGKGCIISIGSIAGWSSLGRTQAIYGMAMASVIHMTKELSTEWAGRGVRVNCILPAQVLGSGGLEHRMEVDPYLRDTFLHGIPRGRFGQPDDIKGLALWLASDAADWITGAIIPMDGGNLAKNGGGGLLAPIIEKYVKK; from the coding sequence ATGAACATGTTTGATCTGAGCGGCCGCGTGGCCGCCGTGACGGGCACCGCCCAGGGCATGGGCCGCGCGACGGCGACCGCCTTTGCCGAGGCCGGCGCCAATCTGCTGCTGCTCGACCGCAACGCGGAGGGTAACGAGCGGACGGCCAACACGCTGTCAAAGCTGGGCGTCAAAGCCATTCCGTTTTCCGGCGACATGACCGACATCGCGCACATCGACAAGGTCTACGAGACGATCGACAAAGAGTTTGGGGGGCGCATCGATGTTCTCGGCAACATCGCCGGCGAAGCGTACGCCGGCCCGGCCGAGGACATGACGCTGGAACAGGTGCAGAAGACGTTCCACAATCTGGTCATCAGTCGCTTCTACTGCACGCAGCAGGCCGGGCGGCGCATGCTCAAGCAGGGCAAGGGCTGCATCATCAGCATCGGCTCGATCGCCGGCTGGTCCTCGCTGGGCCGCACACAGGCGATCTACGGCATGGCGATGGCCTCGGTCATCCACATGACGAAAGAGCTGAGCACGGAATGGGCGGGGCGCGGCGTGCGCGTCAACTGCATCCTCCCCGCGCAGGTGCTCGGCAGCGGCGGCCTTGAGCATCGCATGGAAGTGGACCCCTACCTGCGCGATACGTTCCTGCACGGCATTCCGCGCGGGCGCTTCGGCCAACCGGACGACATCAAGGGCCTGGCGCTCTGGCTGGCGTCCGACGCGGCCGACTGGATCACCGGTGCGATCATTCCGATGGACGGCGGCAACCTGGCCAAGAACGGCGGCGGCGGCCTGCTGGCGCCGATCATCGAGAAGTACGTGAAGAAATAA